One window of the Enterobacter huaxiensis genome contains the following:
- a CDS encoding ABC transporter permease subunit, which yields MSTFFLQQLINGLTLGSVYGLIAIGYTMVYGIIGMINFAHGEVYMISAYLCAIGLALLSFFGLESFPLLILGTLAFTIVVTGVYGWTIERIAYKPLRNSTRLAPLISAIGMSLILQNYAQLSQGPRQQGVPTMLDGVLRFHLGDGFVQITYTKVFILIASFAGMLLLTWVISHTRLGRMCRAVQQDRKMASILGINTDRIISLVFVIGAAMAGLAGVLITMNYGTFDFYVGFVIGIKAFTAAVLGGIGSLPGAMLGGLILGVAEAQFSGMVNSDYKDVFSFGLLVMILIFRPQGLLGRPVVAKV from the coding sequence ATGAGCACATTCTTCCTGCAACAGTTAATCAACGGATTAACGCTGGGTTCGGTCTACGGATTAATCGCCATCGGCTACACCATGGTGTATGGCATCATTGGCATGATTAACTTCGCCCACGGCGAGGTGTATATGATTTCCGCCTATCTCTGCGCTATCGGGTTGGCGCTGCTGTCGTTCTTCGGCCTGGAGTCTTTTCCCCTGCTTATTCTCGGCACCCTGGCGTTCACCATTGTGGTGACGGGGGTTTACGGCTGGACCATCGAGCGCATCGCCTACAAACCGTTACGCAACTCCACGCGCCTGGCGCCGCTGATCTCGGCCATCGGCATGTCGCTTATCCTGCAAAACTACGCCCAGCTCAGCCAGGGACCGCGGCAGCAGGGTGTCCCCACCATGCTGGACGGCGTGCTCCGCTTTCACCTGGGTGATGGGTTTGTCCAGATCACCTACACCAAGGTATTCATCCTGATCGCCTCGTTCGCGGGCATGCTGTTGCTCACCTGGGTAATCAGCCACACCCGGCTGGGGCGCATGTGTCGCGCCGTGCAGCAGGATCGCAAAATGGCCTCCATTTTGGGGATCAACACCGACAGGATTATCTCACTGGTGTTTGTCATCGGCGCTGCCATGGCGGGGCTGGCGGGCGTACTGATCACCATGAACTACGGCACCTTTGATTTTTACGTCGGGTTTGTGATTGGCATCAAGGCCTTTACGGCGGCGGTGCTCGGCGGCATCGGCTCTCTGCCCGGCGCGATGCTCGGCGGGCTGATCCTGGGCGTCGCCGAGGCGCAATTTTCCGGCATGGTGAACTCCGACTATAAGGATGTGTTCTCGTTTGGGTTACTGGTCATGATCCTGATTTTTCGTCCTCAGGGGCTGCTGGGCCGCCCTGTCGTGGCTAAAGTGTGA
- the pgsA gene encoding CDP-diacylglycerol--glycerol-3-phosphate 3-phosphatidyltransferase: MRFNIPTLLTLFRVVLIPFFVLAFYLPVVWAPFACALIFLIAAVTDWFDGYLARRWNQSTRFGAFLDPVADKVMVAIAMVLVAEHYHTWWVTLPAATMIGREIIISALREWMAELGKRSSVAVSWIGKVKTTAQMASLVWMLWRPNAWVEWAGIGLLWVAAVLTLWSMLQYLNAARGDLLEQ; this comes from the coding sequence ATGCGATTTAATATCCCTACGTTGCTCACTCTTTTTCGCGTCGTGCTTATCCCGTTCTTTGTACTGGCATTTTACCTGCCGGTCGTCTGGGCTCCCTTCGCCTGTGCGCTGATTTTTCTGATCGCCGCCGTAACGGACTGGTTTGATGGCTACCTTGCCCGCCGCTGGAACCAGAGCACGCGCTTTGGTGCATTCCTCGATCCCGTGGCGGATAAAGTGATGGTCGCGATCGCGATGGTGCTGGTGGCTGAGCACTATCACACCTGGTGGGTTACGCTGCCTGCCGCAACGATGATCGGTCGCGAAATCATTATTTCAGCCCTGCGCGAGTGGATGGCGGAGCTGGGTAAACGCAGCAGCGTGGCGGTCTCCTGGATCGGTAAAGTAAAAACCACCGCGCAGATGGCGTCGCTGGTCTGGATGCTGTGGCGCCCCAACGCATGGGTTGAATGGGCTGGGATCGGCCTGCTGTGGGTCGCGGCGGTGCTGACGCTGTGGTCAATGCTGCAGTATTTAAACGCTGCACGCGGAGATTTGCTTGAACAGTGA
- a CDS encoding ABC transporter ATP-binding protein, which produces MSEPLLEFREVDLFYGAIQALKQVSLQVNKGETVALIGANGAGKSTLLMSIFGQPRIRHGQILFCGEDISHKSTHYVASGGIAQAPEGRRIFPDMTVEENLLMGTIPIGNRFAADDLQTMFDLFPRLKERRKQRAMTMSGGEQQMLAIARALMSRPKLLLLDEPSLGLAPIVVKQIFQTLRELARNGMTIFLVEQNAHHALKLSDRGYVMVNGQIRLSGSGDELLGDPEVRKAYLGGV; this is translated from the coding sequence ATGAGCGAACCCCTGCTGGAGTTTCGGGAGGTGGACCTATTTTATGGCGCGATCCAGGCGCTGAAGCAGGTCTCTTTGCAGGTCAATAAGGGTGAAACCGTGGCGCTGATTGGGGCCAACGGCGCGGGCAAATCCACGCTTTTGATGTCCATCTTCGGTCAGCCCCGCATTCGACACGGGCAAATCCTCTTTTGCGGAGAGGACATCAGCCATAAATCCACCCACTACGTCGCCTCCGGCGGCATTGCGCAGGCACCCGAAGGGCGGCGGATCTTCCCGGACATGACGGTAGAAGAGAATCTGCTGATGGGCACGATCCCGATTGGCAACCGGTTCGCTGCAGACGATCTGCAAACCATGTTTGACCTCTTCCCGCGCCTTAAAGAGCGCCGCAAGCAGCGTGCCATGACCATGTCCGGCGGAGAGCAGCAGATGCTCGCGATTGCGCGAGCGTTAATGAGCCGCCCTAAGCTGCTGCTTCTGGACGAGCCTAGCCTGGGGCTGGCGCCGATTGTGGTGAAACAGATTTTTCAGACCCTGCGCGAGCTGGCCCGCAACGGCATGACAATTTTCCTGGTGGAGCAGAATGCGCATCATGCCCTGAAGCTCTCCGACCGCGGATACGTGATGGTTAATGGACAGATCCGCCTGAGCGGCAGCGGCGATGAGCTGCTGGGCGATCCTGAGGTCAGGAAGGCCTATTTGGGTGGGGTGTGA
- the livM gene encoding high-affinity branched-chain amino acid ABC transporter permease LivM, whose amino-acid sequence MTSDGFSLKRCLLDALFFGLVALIIFGPIAGVVLDGYSFNFEGQRLAWLVGTVMLGRFLLSAFLSTATGARLQARFDADSAGVYVRPPEYKSRMRWIIPLIIALAICFPFVATKYVLTVAILGLIYVLLGLGLNIVVGLAGLLDLGYVAFYAIGAYGLALGYQYLGLGFWSMLPLAAILAAAAGALLGFPVLRMHGDYLAIVTLGFGEIIRLVLNNWLSFTGGPNGVSAPPPTFFGLEFGRRAKEGGVPFHEFFGLTYNPNMKFIFIYAVLFLVVMLVLYIKHRLTRMPIGRAWEALREDEIACRSMGLNHVLVKLSAFTLGASTAGIAGVFFATYQGFVNPTSFTFFESALILAIVVLGGMGSTLGVVLAAFVLTVTPELLRSFAEYRVLLFGVLMVVMMIWRPRGLIRINRSGFAVRKGVAP is encoded by the coding sequence ATGACATCAGATGGTTTTTCCCTTAAGCGCTGCCTGCTGGATGCGCTGTTCTTCGGACTGGTGGCCCTGATTATTTTCGGCCCCATCGCGGGCGTGGTGCTGGACGGCTACAGCTTCAACTTTGAAGGCCAGCGGCTGGCGTGGCTTGTCGGCACCGTTATGCTGGGGCGTTTTCTGCTGAGCGCATTCCTAAGCACCGCGACCGGCGCGCGATTGCAGGCACGGTTTGACGCCGACAGCGCGGGCGTATACGTCCGGCCCCCGGAATACAAAAGCCGCATGCGCTGGATTATTCCCCTGATTATTGCGCTGGCGATCTGCTTCCCCTTCGTGGCCACAAAGTACGTGCTGACGGTCGCGATCCTTGGCCTGATCTACGTCCTGCTTGGTCTTGGGCTCAATATCGTGGTGGGGCTGGCAGGCCTGCTGGATCTCGGCTACGTCGCCTTCTATGCCATTGGTGCCTATGGCCTGGCGCTGGGGTATCAGTACCTGGGGCTGGGATTCTGGAGCATGCTGCCGCTGGCGGCTATTCTGGCCGCCGCCGCCGGTGCCCTGCTCGGCTTCCCGGTGCTGCGCATGCACGGGGATTACCTGGCGATTGTGACACTTGGGTTTGGGGAGATTATCCGCCTGGTGCTGAACAACTGGCTGTCGTTTACCGGCGGACCAAACGGCGTGTCTGCCCCACCGCCTACCTTCTTCGGGCTCGAGTTTGGCAGACGGGCAAAAGAAGGCGGCGTGCCTTTTCACGAGTTTTTCGGCCTGACCTACAACCCGAATATGAAATTCATCTTCATCTACGCGGTGCTGTTTCTGGTGGTGATGCTGGTGCTGTACATCAAACACCGGCTGACGAGAATGCCGATAGGCCGCGCGTGGGAAGCCCTGCGCGAAGATGAGATTGCCTGTCGCTCAATGGGTTTAAACCACGTGCTGGTTAAGCTCTCGGCATTTACTCTGGGCGCGTCCACGGCGGGCATTGCCGGGGTGTTTTTTGCCACCTATCAGGGTTTTGTGAACCCAACCTCGTTCACCTTTTTCGAATCCGCTCTGATTCTGGCCATTGTGGTGCTGGGCGGAATGGGCTCCACGCTGGGCGTGGTGCTGGCCGCCTTCGTGCTCACCGTAACGCCGGAACTTCTGCGCAGCTTTGCCGAGTACCGCGTGCTGCTGTTTGGCGTGCTGATGGTGGTGATGATGATCTGGCGCCCGCGCGGTTTGATCCGCATTAACCGCAGCGGGTTTGCCGTGCGTAAAGGAGTGGCGCCATGA
- the uvrC gene encoding excinuclease ABC subunit UvrC produces MSEAFDSKAFLKTVTSQPGVYRMYDAGGTVIYVGKAKDLKKRLSSYFRSNLASRKTEALVGLIQNIDVTVTHTETEALLLEHNYIKLYQPRYNVLLRDDKSYPFIFLSGDTHPRLAMHRGAKHAKGEYFGPFPNGYAVRETLALLQKIFPIRQCENSVYRNRSRPCLQYQIGRCLGPCVAGLVSEDEYAQQVEYVRLFLAGKDDQVLTQLIARMEKASGALEFEEAARIRDQIQAVRRVTEKQFVSNTGDDLDVIGVAFDNGLACVHVLFIRQGKVLGSRSYFPKVPGGTELGEVVETFVGQFYLQGSQMRTLPSEILLDFNLDDKTLLADSLSELAGRRVNVQTKPRGDRARYLKLARTNAATALTTKLSQHSTVNQRLAALATLLKLPEVKRMECFDISHTMGEQTVASCVVFDANGPVRAEYRRYNIAGITPGDDYAAMNQVLRRRYGKAIEESKIPDVIVIDGGKGQLGQAKAVFDSLEVEWDKRHPLLLGVAKGTDRKAGLETLFFEPEGEGFSLPPDSPALHVIQHIRDESHDHAIGGHRKKRAKVKNTSTLETIDGVGPKRRQMLLKYMGGLQGLLNASMEEIAKVPGISQGLAEKIYYSLKH; encoded by the coding sequence GTGAGTGAAGCGTTCGATTCAAAAGCATTTCTAAAAACCGTCACCAGCCAGCCCGGCGTCTATCGCATGTATGACGCTGGCGGTACGGTTATCTACGTCGGTAAGGCGAAGGATCTCAAAAAACGCCTTTCCAGCTATTTTCGCAGCAACCTTGCCTCCCGTAAGACCGAAGCACTGGTCGGACTCATTCAGAATATTGATGTCACCGTCACCCACACGGAGACGGAAGCGCTGCTGCTTGAACATAACTACATCAAGCTGTATCAGCCACGCTATAACGTGCTGCTGCGCGACGATAAGTCCTATCCGTTTATCTTCCTGAGTGGCGATACCCACCCGCGCCTTGCGATGCACCGTGGCGCAAAGCATGCGAAAGGTGAATATTTCGGCCCATTTCCTAACGGCTATGCCGTACGAGAAACGCTGGCGCTGCTGCAGAAAATCTTCCCGATTCGCCAGTGCGAAAACAGCGTCTACCGTAACCGCTCGCGCCCGTGCCTGCAGTACCAGATTGGCCGCTGTCTGGGGCCGTGCGTTGCCGGTCTGGTGAGTGAAGATGAGTACGCCCAGCAGGTGGAATATGTTCGCCTGTTCCTGGCCGGAAAGGACGATCAGGTTCTCACGCAGCTTATCGCGCGGATGGAAAAAGCCAGCGGCGCGCTGGAATTTGAAGAGGCCGCGCGTATCCGCGATCAAATCCAGGCCGTGCGCCGCGTGACCGAGAAACAGTTTGTCTCCAATACCGGTGACGATCTGGACGTGATCGGCGTTGCTTTCGACAACGGGCTTGCCTGTGTTCACGTGCTGTTTATACGCCAGGGTAAAGTGCTGGGCAGCCGCAGCTACTTCCCCAAGGTGCCGGGCGGCACGGAGCTGGGCGAAGTGGTCGAGACGTTTGTTGGCCAGTTCTATCTACAGGGAAGCCAGATGCGCACGCTGCCGTCTGAGATCCTGCTTGATTTTAATCTTGACGATAAAACGCTGCTGGCGGACTCCCTTTCCGAGCTGGCGGGGCGTCGGGTTAACGTGCAGACCAAACCGCGTGGCGATCGCGCGCGCTATCTGAAGCTGGCGCGTACCAATGCCGCGACGGCGCTCACGACGAAACTTTCCCAGCACTCAACCGTTAACCAGCGTTTAGCCGCGCTGGCGACGCTGTTGAAGCTGCCTGAAGTCAAACGTATGGAGTGTTTCGACATCAGCCATACGATGGGGGAGCAGACCGTTGCCTCCTGCGTGGTGTTTGATGCCAATGGTCCCGTGCGCGCGGAGTATCGTCGCTACAACATTGCCGGCATCACGCCGGGAGATGACTACGCGGCAATGAATCAGGTTCTCCGCCGCCGCTACGGTAAGGCCATTGAAGAGAGTAAAATCCCGGACGTCATCGTCATCGACGGCGGGAAAGGGCAGCTCGGTCAGGCCAAGGCGGTATTTGACTCCCTCGAGGTCGAGTGGGACAAACGGCACCCGCTGTTGTTAGGTGTAGCGAAAGGTACGGATCGCAAGGCAGGCCTGGAAACGCTGTTCTTCGAACCCGAAGGGGAGGGCTTTAGCCTGCCGCCAGATTCCCCCGCGCTGCATGTGATTCAGCACATCCGCGATGAATCGCACGATCATGCTATTGGCGGCCACCGCAAAAAACGGGCGAAGGTCAAAAACACCAGTACGCTTGAGACCATCGATGGCGTTGGGCCAAAGCGACGTCAGATGCTGCTGAAGTATATGGGCGGATTGCAAGGATTACTCAATGCCAGCATGGAGGAAATTGCAAAAGTGCCGGGTATTTCGCAAGGGCTGGCAGAAAAGATCTACTACTCGTTGAAACATTGA
- a CDS encoding ATP-binding cassette domain-containing protein, which translates to MSEIILSVEHLMMHFGGIKALNDVNLDVQRGTITALIGPNGAGKTTVFNCLTGFYRASGGTILFTTRSKTTNVIQVLGQKFQPGDWINPAQFGQRLFYKMFGGTHLVNRAGLARTFQNIRLFREMSVVENLLVAQHMRVNRNLLAGVLNTPAYRRAESDALDRAFYWLEVVDLVDCANRLAGEMSYGQQRRLEIARAMCTGPEMICLDEPAAGLNPVETHKLSGIIRFLRDHHDITVLLIEHDMGMVMEISDNIIVLDHGDVIARGKPEQIQHDEKVIAAYLGTEESEVGL; encoded by the coding sequence ATGAGCGAAATAATACTCAGCGTTGAGCACCTGATGATGCATTTCGGCGGAATTAAAGCGCTCAATGACGTCAACCTTGACGTGCAGCGCGGAACCATTACCGCCCTGATTGGCCCCAACGGCGCCGGGAAAACGACCGTCTTCAACTGCCTGACCGGTTTCTACCGGGCGTCCGGTGGCACTATTTTATTTACTACGCGCAGTAAAACCACCAACGTCATTCAGGTGCTGGGGCAAAAATTCCAGCCGGGAGACTGGATCAATCCGGCTCAGTTCGGGCAGCGTCTGTTCTATAAAATGTTTGGTGGAACGCACCTGGTGAACCGCGCGGGTCTTGCGCGCACCTTCCAGAACATCCGCCTGTTTCGGGAGATGTCGGTGGTGGAGAACCTGCTGGTTGCGCAGCATATGCGCGTCAACCGCAATCTGCTTGCCGGGGTTCTGAACACGCCGGCCTATCGTCGGGCAGAAAGCGATGCGCTGGACAGGGCTTTCTACTGGCTGGAAGTGGTTGATTTGGTAGATTGCGCCAACCGTCTGGCGGGCGAGATGTCCTACGGACAGCAGCGGCGTCTGGAAATTGCCCGCGCGATGTGTACCGGCCCGGAGATGATCTGCCTTGATGAGCCCGCCGCCGGGCTGAACCCGGTTGAAACGCACAAGCTGAGCGGCATCATTCGCTTTCTGCGCGACCATCACGACATCACTGTGCTGCTGATTGAACACGATATGGGAATGGTAATGGAAATTTCAGACAACATTATTGTGCTCGACCACGGTGACGTTATCGCCAGGGGAAAACCGGAACAGATCCAGCATGACGAAAAGGTGATTGCTGCCTATCTGGGCACCGAAGAGAGCGAGGTTGGCCTATGA